The Solenopsis invicta isolate M01_SB chromosome 12, UNIL_Sinv_3.0, whole genome shotgun sequence genome window below encodes:
- the LOC105200213 gene encoding uncharacterized protein LOC105200213, which produces MEEPVRKQARKEKPEAAGSASVTQSDGNTLDSSSYLTYDILRIIFQYLSAKDLANAAIVCRSWLEAANKEKRTRGPCCFMQAYKTEDYLSNINNIRVKPSLGLFFIPNDLPADIEERIEALLPDDCKAVMLYGKGIIMDNNEMEYHSLSSMACAFLPQIPNVQVKLFKLTECEFCIIRRSIEYEQIISTIDNDEISSNQMSTCCMLFCNNAGHTIATRWSSVIQKSKRNKVTSVWGGVLKDIHVKCPNNLCKTSKYQVLHRMDAPHCFAVLITGSIQTWSMILDKKCKTKEQAEERLKLFKNKVKLKKHSIGFMFVCNARGSNLYDENHIESTIFKKLFPKVPLAGCFGYGEFGKNTFDETNEEKNSEEGQRPKRSKSWYNEFSSVFLILTYD; this is translated from the exons AAAGGAGAAACCTGAAGCGGCCGGAAGCGCTAGCGTAACGCAAAGCGATGGAAATACATTAGATTCGAGTTCCTATCTAACCTACGACATTTtgagaattatttttcaatatttatctgCCAAGGACCTAGCGAACGCCGCGATAGTTTGCAG GTCCTGGTTAGAAGcagcaaataaagaaaaacggaCAAGAGGTCCTTGTTGCTTTATGCAAGCTTATAAAACTGAagattatttaagtaatatcaACAATATAAGAGTTAAACCATCGCTGGGTTTGTTTTTCATTCCTAATGATTTACCAGCCGATATAGAag aacgTATTGAGGCTTTACTACCAGATGATTGTAAGGCTGTAATGTTATATGGTAAAGGTATCATTATGGATAATAATGAGATGGAATATCATTCACTCTCTAGTATGGCATGTGCATTCTTACCACAAATTCCAAATGTAcaagtaaaattgtttaaactgACAGAATGCGAATTTTGTATTATACGGAGATCAATTGAATATGAACAAATTATTAGCACAATTGATAATGATGAAATATCTTCAAATCAGATGTCTACTTGTTGTatgttattttgtaataatgcaGGTCATACCATAGCAACACGTTGGTCCTCAGTCATACAAAAAAg caaaagaaataaagtaaCTTCTGTATGGGGTGGTGTGTTGAAAGATATTCACGTAAAATGTCCTAATAATTTGTGCAAAACATCAAAGTACCAAGTACTTCATAGAATGGATGCACCACATTGTTTTGCTGTCCTAATCACTGGTTCTATACAGACATGGTCTATGATTTTGGATAAGAAATGCAAAACAAAAGAACAAGCCGAAGAGagattaaagttatttaaaaataaagttaaattaaagaaacattctATAGGATTTATGTTTGTGTGTAATGCTCGCGGAAGTAATCTGTATGATGAAAATCATATAGAGTCaacaatattcaaaaaattatttcctaaAGTACCTTTAGCCGGTTGCTTTGGTTATGGcgaatttggaaaaaataccTTTGATGAGACAAACGAAGAAA AAAACAGTGAAGAGGGACAGAGACCTAAGAGATCGAAGTCTTGGTATAACGAATTCTCTAGTGTGTTTTTGATACTTACATATGATTGA